From Prionailurus viverrinus isolate Anna chromosome B2, UM_Priviv_1.0, whole genome shotgun sequence, the proteins below share one genomic window:
- the LOC125166024 gene encoding olfactory receptor 2B6-like isoform X1 translates to MKGVNASAPWEFTLLGFSDRPRLELPLFVVFFISYVATIFGNLTIVLVSRLDPKLHTPMYFFLTNLSLLDLCYTTSTVPQMLVNLCSTRKVISYGGCVAQLFMFLALGATECVLLAVMSFDRFVAICRPLHYSVVMHQRLCLQLVAASWITGFSNSVWLSALTLQLPLCGRKEVDHFLCEVPALLKLSCVDTTANEAELFFVSVLFHLIPLTLILASYAFIARAVLRIQSAEGRRKAFGTCGSHLIVVSLFYGTAISMYLQPPSPNSKDRGKMVSLFYGIIAPMLNPLIYTLKNKEVKEAFKRLVAREKKKKEMKDMQMISF, encoded by the exons ATGAAGGGGGTAAACGCGAGCGCCCCCTGGGAGTTCACCCTCTTAGGTTTCTCAGATCGACCGCGGCTGGAGCTCCCACTCTTTGTGGTCTTCTTCATTTCTTACGTGGCCACTATCTTTGGGAATCTGACCATTGTTCTAGTGTCACGCCTGgaccccaaactccacacccccatgtactttttTCTTACCAATCTGTCACTCCTGGACCTTTGCTACACCACAAGCACAGTTCCACAAATGCTGGTCAATTTATGCAGCACCAGGAAGGTAATTAGTTATGGCGGCTGTGTGGCCCAACTTTTCATGTTTCTAGCTTTGGGGGCCACTGAATGTGTTCTCCTGGCCGTCATGTCCTTTGATAGGTTTGTCGCTATTTGTCGGCCTCTCCATTACTCAGTCGTCATGCACCAGAGGCTGTGCCTCCAGCTGGTGGCCGCGTCCTGGATTACGGGTTTCAGCAACTCAGTGTGGTTGTCCGCCTTGACCCTGCAGCTGCCGCTCTGTGGCCGTAAAGAAGTGGATCACTTCCTCTGTGAAGTCCCTGCTCTGCTCAAGTTGTCCTGTGTAGACACGACGGCAAACGAGGCTGAACTATTCTTTGTGAGCGTGCTGTTCCATCTAATACCCCTGACCCTCATCCTCGCATCGTATGCTTTTATTGCCCGAGCAGTGTTGAGAATCCAGTCTGCGGAAGGTAGACGAAAGGCATTTGGGACATGTGGCTCCCATCTAATTGTGGTGTCACTCTTCTATGGCACTGCTATCTCCATGTACCTGCAACCACCATCCCCCAACTCCAAGGACCGGGGCAAGATGGTGTCCCTCTTCTATGGGATCATCGCACCCATGTTGAACCCCCTTATATACACACTTAAGAATAAAGAGGTAAAGGAGGCCTTTAAAAGGTTAGTTGCAAGA gaaaaaaaaaaaaaagaaatgaaggatatGCAAATGATAAGCTTTTAA
- the LOC125166024 gene encoding olfactory receptor 2B6-like isoform X2 translates to MKGVNASAPWEFTLLGFSDRPRLELPLFVVFFISYVATIFGNLTIVLVSRLDPKLHTPMYFFLTNLSLLDLCYTTSTVPQMLVNLCSTRKVISYGGCVAQLFMFLALGATECVLLAVMSFDRFVAICRPLHYSVVMHQRLCLQLVAASWITGFSNSVWLSALTLQLPLCGRKEVDHFLCEVPALLKLSCVDTTANEAELFFVSVLFHLIPLTLILASYAFIARAVLRIQSAEGRRKAFGTCGSHLIVVSLFYGTAISMYLQPPSPNSKDRGKMVSLFYGIIAPMLNPLIYTLKNKEVKEAFKRLVARATLIKK, encoded by the coding sequence ATGAAGGGGGTAAACGCGAGCGCCCCCTGGGAGTTCACCCTCTTAGGTTTCTCAGATCGACCGCGGCTGGAGCTCCCACTCTTTGTGGTCTTCTTCATTTCTTACGTGGCCACTATCTTTGGGAATCTGACCATTGTTCTAGTGTCACGCCTGgaccccaaactccacacccccatgtactttttTCTTACCAATCTGTCACTCCTGGACCTTTGCTACACCACAAGCACAGTTCCACAAATGCTGGTCAATTTATGCAGCACCAGGAAGGTAATTAGTTATGGCGGCTGTGTGGCCCAACTTTTCATGTTTCTAGCTTTGGGGGCCACTGAATGTGTTCTCCTGGCCGTCATGTCCTTTGATAGGTTTGTCGCTATTTGTCGGCCTCTCCATTACTCAGTCGTCATGCACCAGAGGCTGTGCCTCCAGCTGGTGGCCGCGTCCTGGATTACGGGTTTCAGCAACTCAGTGTGGTTGTCCGCCTTGACCCTGCAGCTGCCGCTCTGTGGCCGTAAAGAAGTGGATCACTTCCTCTGTGAAGTCCCTGCTCTGCTCAAGTTGTCCTGTGTAGACACGACGGCAAACGAGGCTGAACTATTCTTTGTGAGCGTGCTGTTCCATCTAATACCCCTGACCCTCATCCTCGCATCGTATGCTTTTATTGCCCGAGCAGTGTTGAGAATCCAGTCTGCGGAAGGTAGACGAAAGGCATTTGGGACATGTGGCTCCCATCTAATTGTGGTGTCACTCTTCTATGGCACTGCTATCTCCATGTACCTGCAACCACCATCCCCCAACTCCAAGGACCGGGGCAAGATGGTGTCCCTCTTCTATGGGATCATCGCACCCATGTTGAACCCCCTTATATACACACTTAAGAATAAAGAGGTAAAGGAGGCCTTTAAAAGGTTAGTTGCAAGAGCCACCTTAATCAAGAAATGa